From the genome of Latilactobacillus curvatus JCM 1096 = DSM 20019:
AAGTGCTATCGTTGTTGAAAACGGTGGTTTAACATCACACGCTGCTGTTGTTGGTATCGCTATGGGTATTCCAGTTGTTGTTGGTGCTAAAGACGCAACAGAAGCTATCAAAGATGGCGAAGTTGTGACTGTTGATTCACGTCGTGGGATTGTTTACCGCGGTGCAACAAACGCTCTTTAATCATTCCTGAATGATGAAATGAAGCCCCCTCTGAAAAGAGGGGGCTTTTTTTGTTTTAAAAATTACTTTTCTGAAAGTACTGACAAGTCGTTCATTTATCGGTACAATAGTAGGGAGACTTTATTGGAGGTTTACATGGAAAGTTGGTTATTTTTAGTAGCGATTTTAATCGTTGCATTGTTAGCGAAAAATCAATCTTTAATCATTGCGACCGCGGTTGTTTTAATATTAAAGGTATTCCCGATTTCAAATAAGGTGCTGCCTGTGATCCAAGCCAAAGGCATTAATTGGGGAGTGACAGTGATTTCGGTTGCTATCCTAGTCCCGATTGCAACGGGGCAAATTGGTGTCAAAGACTTAATCAATGCCTTTAAAACGCCGGCGGGTTTTATTGCAGTTGGTTGTGGCGTGTTAGTTGCTGTACTATCAGCGAAGGGTGTGGGGCTATTGTCCGCTAGTCCTGAGATGACAGTGGCCTTGGTTTTTGGGACCATCATGGGTGTCGTTTTTCTAAAAGGGATTGCGGCTGGCCCCGTAATTGCAGCGGGGATTACTTATACCATTTTAACGGTCTTTAATTTAGTACCAATTCATTAATTAATAAGAATAAAAGAGGTTAACTATGAATGAATTAATCGGGCAAGTCATTACTGCCTTAGTAACAGATGAAAATGAAACAGCCTTCTTTGTCCAAAAAGACGGCGTGACATTTGAATTAAAAAAAGAAACTTTAGAACAAGAATTGACAATCGGTGAAACGGTGACTGGTTTTGCTTATGAAAACTCAAGTCGGGAATTGATCTTATCAACGTTTATTCCTAAATCACGCGTGGGCCATTATGCCTTTGGTGAAGTGGTTGAAACGCGGCGTGATTTAGGCGTTTTCGTCAATATTGGCTTGCCAGATAAGGATATTGTCGTATCACTGGATATTTTACCAACCATTACGAAATTATGGCCTAAACCAGGTGATCGTTTAATGATTGCGATTGAAGTCGATCAAAAAGGGCGGATGTGGGGCCAACTAGCTGACGAAAGCATCTTCAGATCAATTTCAAAAGGTGCTAAACCAGAAATGAAGAACCAAGACGTGATGGGGACGGTCTACCGTTTGAAGTTAGCCGGGACGTTTATTTTAACGGATGACTTTTACATTGGGTTCATTCATCCTTCTGAACGTGAAGCAGAACCACGTTTGGGTCAACAGGTTAAGGGGCGCGTCATTGGTGTGCGACCTGAAGGTAGTTTAAATGTCAGTTTGAAACCACGGGCATATGAAGAAATTGGCGACGATGCTGAAATGATTATGGC
Proteins encoded in this window:
- a CDS encoding DUF441 domain-containing protein yields the protein MESWLFLVAILIVALLAKNQSLIIATAVVLILKVFPISNKVLPVIQAKGINWGVTVISVAILVPIATGQIGVKDLINAFKTPAGFIAVGCGVLVAVLSAKGVGLLSASPEMTVALVFGTIMGVVFLKGIAAGPVIAAGITYTILTVFNLVPIH
- a CDS encoding CvfB family protein, with translation MNELIGQVITALVTDENETAFFVQKDGVTFELKKETLEQELTIGETVTGFAYENSSRELILSTFIPKSRVGHYAFGEVVETRRDLGVFVNIGLPDKDIVVSLDILPTITKLWPKPGDRLMIAIEVDQKGRMWGQLADESIFRSISKGAKPEMKNQDVMGTVYRLKLAGTFILTDDFYIGFIHPSEREAEPRLGQQVKGRVIGVRPEGSLNVSLKPRAYEEIGDDAEMIMAVLKRQPDYAMPYTDRSDPEAIKSYFGISKGSFKRALGRLMKNGLITQAEGLTSLTEKGQADIAPITDDEKQD